One window of the Mitsuaria sp. 7 genome contains the following:
- a CDS encoding RHS repeat domain-containing protein: MNRINTGAKRRSALVSAMAAFIGLVGVVGPGVHAATLPPPPVSPAPVTDYEYDANGNPTKAIKAKGVSGFGFATTNAYDPLDRLKTNTDARNGVTQLGYDGIDQLKQVTDPRNLVTAYQRNGLGDLTQLTSPDTGPANITYDATGKVLTRTDSRGVLATLGYDDLDRLTSAVYTKSGQAPVSYAWTYDETGTGFSNGIGRLTTATFPGGSTRYAYDSLGRLTTVTQTVGTWVSATRYGYDAVGHVTSLTYPSGRVLTIQYNGGLPVSMSLAPNASSPAQPLISDIQWEPFGPVRSWQMQMTNGTKLQERVRDQFGRLVRYPLGAVVRDITYDAADRIVSYTHLDAVTGQATAAAQAMNQSFGYDELGRLTSIVTPSNTWAIGYDANGNRTSMAINGASRGYTTAATSNRLTSVSNPARGFGYDAAGNTLSDTGLGYTATYGLNNRLETLTKGTLTTSYQYDASGQRLRKEHSLGLRNFAYDQEGHLLGEYNATGPVQEFVWLGETPVAVLLGSVASTLPLLVYPDHLNAPRVLIDKNDALRWRWISEPFGTGQPEQAPSGLSVVTFNLRFPGQFFDSESGLNYNYFRDYDGTTGRYVQSDPIGLGGGINTYAYVGGNSVQYIDPSGLEVLVCSRKARGMPGNHAYLWDTTTSTAAGRRAVFGMSIIPGRGDDEAGPSGDACRVVEGSEGKEAKVMADMKTWGNWGLWTPYVDDCQNAIDRVLSANDLHSPGVPGGRFDEILPTPRPTILPPSPAANAPRR, from the coding sequence ATGAATCGCATCAACACAGGCGCGAAGCGCCGGAGTGCTCTCGTGTCCGCCATGGCCGCGTTCATCGGGTTGGTCGGCGTTGTCGGGCCGGGCGTCCATGCGGCGACGCTGCCACCGCCGCCGGTCTCGCCGGCACCGGTCACCGACTACGAGTACGACGCCAACGGCAATCCAACCAAGGCCATCAAGGCCAAGGGCGTCTCGGGCTTCGGCTTCGCGACCACCAACGCGTACGACCCGCTGGACCGCCTCAAGACCAACACGGATGCCCGCAATGGCGTGACGCAGCTGGGCTACGACGGCATCGATCAGCTCAAGCAAGTCACGGATCCACGGAACCTCGTGACGGCGTACCAGCGCAACGGCCTGGGTGATCTCACGCAGCTGACCAGCCCGGACACGGGGCCGGCCAACATCACGTATGACGCGACCGGCAAGGTACTCACGCGGACCGACAGCCGGGGCGTACTGGCGACCTTGGGGTACGACGACCTGGACCGGCTCACCTCGGCGGTGTACACGAAGAGCGGACAGGCGCCCGTCAGCTACGCCTGGACCTATGACGAAACCGGCACGGGCTTCAGCAACGGCATCGGCCGGCTGACGACGGCCACGTTCCCCGGTGGATCGACCAGGTACGCCTACGACTCTTTGGGACGACTGACAACGGTGACGCAGACTGTCGGCACGTGGGTATCTGCCACGCGCTACGGGTATGACGCCGTGGGCCACGTTACGAGCCTCACCTACCCGTCGGGCCGGGTGCTGACGATCCAGTACAACGGCGGCCTGCCAGTGAGCATGAGTCTGGCGCCGAACGCGTCGAGCCCGGCTCAGCCCTTGATCAGCGACATCCAATGGGAGCCATTCGGACCGGTGCGCAGCTGGCAGATGCAGATGACCAACGGGACAAAGTTGCAGGAGCGGGTGCGCGACCAGTTCGGCCGTCTGGTGCGGTATCCGTTGGGTGCGGTGGTGCGCGACATCACCTACGACGCAGCGGACCGCATCGTCAGCTACACGCACCTGGATGCGGTGACCGGCCAAGCCACGGCGGCGGCGCAGGCGATGAACCAGAGCTTCGGCTACGACGAACTGGGCCGCCTGACGAGCATCGTCACGCCGTCAAACACCTGGGCGATCGGATACGACGCCAATGGCAACCGAACGAGCATGGCGATCAACGGCGCATCCCGCGGCTACACAACCGCGGCCACCAGCAACCGTCTCACGAGCGTCTCCAACCCCGCGCGGGGCTTCGGCTACGACGCGGCCGGCAACACACTGAGCGACACCGGGCTGGGATACACGGCGACGTATGGGCTGAACAACCGGCTGGAGACGCTCACGAAGGGCACACTGACCACGAGCTACCAGTACGACGCCAGTGGTCAGCGGCTGCGCAAGGAGCACAGCCTGGGGCTGCGGAACTTCGCCTATGACCAGGAAGGTCACCTGCTCGGCGAATACAACGCAACGGGCCCGGTGCAGGAGTTCGTGTGGCTGGGTGAAACACCGGTGGCGGTGCTCTTGGGATCGGTGGCGTCGACATTGCCGTTGCTCGTGTACCCCGACCACCTGAACGCGCCGCGTGTCCTCATCGACAAGAACGACGCCCTGCGCTGGCGCTGGATCAGCGAGCCGTTCGGCACAGGGCAGCCGGAGCAGGCGCCTTCAGGACTGTCGGTGGTCACGTTCAATCTGCGCTTCCCTGGACAGTTCTTCGACAGCGAGTCGGGTTTGAACTACAACTACTTCCGGGACTATGACGGGACGACCGGGAGATATGTTCAAAGTGATCCGATTGGACTGGGCGGCGGAATCAACACTTACGCTTACGTCGGCGGGAATTCTGTTCAATATATCGACCCGAGCGGACTCGAGGTGTTGGTGTGCTCGAGAAAGGCAAGGGGGATGCCTGGCAATCACGCATATCTTTGGGACACGACCACCTCAACCGCGGCGGGCCGGCGAGCAGTTTTCGGAATGTCCATCATTCCAGGAAGAGGGGATGACGAAGCGGGACCTTCAGGAGACGCTTGCCGTGTCGTGGAGGGGAGCGAAGGTAAAGAGGCAAAGGTCATGGCGGATATGAAAACCTGGGGTAATTGGGGGCTCTGGACTCCGTATGTAGACGACTGCCAGAATGCTATCGATAGAGTCCTCTCCGCAAATGATCTGCATAGCCCTGGCGTGCCTGGGGGACGATTTGACGAAATCCTTCCAACACCCAGGCCGACAATTCTTCCTCCGAGTCCAGCGGCCAACGCACCACGTCGATGA
- a CDS encoding EpsD family peptidyl-prolyl cis-trans isomerase, with amino-acid sequence MRNRDHGQQARQAKPAFASFAAISAAVLATAVLAACGGGSGAKASQTAAKVNKEEITVHQINFVLQRQPNVKPEQVDAASRQILERLIDQELAVQKAQDLKVDRDPRVVQQIETAKREIIARAYADRIGETATKPSDQEIKQYYNDKPALFAERRIYNLQEINIEAKPDQFEAIRAKLQGAKTLPEFLESLKSDNFKFVGSQIVRSAEQIPLNNLDAISRLKDGQFIMNGQPNGLTVLFLAGSQRQPATEAQARPSIEMFLLNQRKAELVAKDIKAMRDNAKIEYVGKFADMAASAPAGTPAATPASTPTPAAPALEPAASDSPTGASGPVDNNLAKGLGIK; translated from the coding sequence ATGAGGAATCGGGATCACGGACAACAAGCGCGACAGGCCAAACCGGCCTTCGCCTCTTTTGCTGCCATCTCCGCCGCCGTACTGGCTACGGCGGTGCTCGCCGCCTGCGGCGGCGGCAGCGGCGCCAAGGCCTCGCAGACCGCGGCCAAGGTGAACAAGGAAGAGATCACCGTCCACCAGATCAACTTCGTGCTGCAACGCCAGCCCAACGTGAAGCCCGAGCAGGTCGACGCCGCATCGCGTCAGATCCTCGAGCGCCTCATCGACCAGGAACTGGCCGTGCAGAAGGCCCAGGACCTCAAGGTCGATCGCGATCCGCGGGTGGTGCAACAGATCGAAACCGCGAAGCGGGAGATCATCGCCAGGGCCTATGCTGACCGCATCGGCGAGACGGCCACCAAGCCCTCCGACCAGGAAATCAAGCAGTACTACAACGACAAACCGGCACTTTTTGCCGAGCGTCGCATCTACAACTTGCAGGAAATCAACATCGAGGCCAAGCCGGATCAGTTCGAAGCGATCCGCGCCAAGCTCCAGGGGGCCAAGACCCTCCCCGAATTCCTCGAATCGCTCAAGAGCGACAACTTCAAGTTCGTCGGCTCGCAGATCGTGCGCTCGGCCGAGCAGATCCCGCTCAACAACCTCGACGCGATCTCTCGTCTGAAGGACGGCCAGTTCATCATGAACGGCCAGCCCAACGGCCTCACCGTGCTCTTCCTCGCCGGCTCGCAACGCCAGCCCGCCACCGAAGCCCAGGCGCGCCCCTCCATCGAGATGTTCCTGCTGAACCAGCGCAAGGCCGAACTGGTCGCCAAGGACATCAAGGCCATGCGCGACAACGCCAAGATCGAATACGTCGGCAAGTTCGCCGACATGGCTGCCTCCGCGCCTGCCGGCACCCCGGCAGCGACGCCCGCGTCCACCCCCACTCCCGCGGCACCGGCCCTCGAGCCCGCCGCCTCCGACAGCCCCACCGGCGCCAGCGGCCCGGTGGACAACAACCTTGCCAAGGGCCTAGGCATCAAATGA